From the Pseudomonas sp. VD-NE ins genome, the window TGAAGCCGGCTCCGCCGGTGATTAAAACAGTCCCTTCAGCCATGACGGTAGAACCTATCCAGTAAGCCCGGGAGTGCGGCACGCCAAGCGCGCGGCTTGATCCCGAAAGTGTGCAGAATTTTTTTGCAGGCCAGCACGGCGTGTTGCGGCTCCTCGGCAGCGTCCGGTCGCGCGGCGTGGGCCTGGGCGGTCGGTGCTTCGATGGCCAGGGCGTGCAGGCTGCGCGCTTCGGTCAAAATGGCCTGGCCCAGCGCCAGCGGTGTGGTCGCTTCGTGGCCGGCGTAGTGGTAAGTGCCCCACAGTGGCGCGGCACAGTCGAGTTGCTTGAGCACCGAAATGATCACTCGCGCGGCATCGTCGACCGGCGTCGGGTTGCCACGGCGGTCATCCGCCAACAGCAATTCGTCCGGTTGCTCGGCACGAGCGAGGAAACGTCCGAGGGTGCCATCCGGGCTGTCATCGAGCAGCCAGCCGAAACGTAGCAGTACGTGCTGCGGGCAAGTGGCGCGAACGCTTTGCTCGATGCGCCACAACGCTTGACCGCGCAGGCCCAGTGGCACCGGTTCGTCTTTTTCGCTGTACGCCGTGGCACGCGAGCCATCGAACACCCGATAACTGGAGGGCTGCACGAGGACGATGTTGTGGTGCTGGCACAGTTCGGCCAGACGTTCGATGGCGCGTTCCTGCCCGGCCATACGGCTTTCGCTGACAGTTTCGGCCTGGAACCAGTCGAAATAGTAGGCGAGGTTGATCAATGCATCGGGACGGGTGTCGTCGAGCAATTGGGTCAGGCTCGCGGCATCCCAGCCGTTTTCTGGCGGGCGGGGGGCGAGGAAACCGATGTCTTCCTCCGCACCGAGGCGAATCAGCGCCTGCCCAAGGGCATTTCCGCCGCCCAGTAACATAAGGCGCATTCGCATAGAGTCAGCAGGCCCAGTCTGATTGGAACGATGGCTTTAGCGACGGATCTCGTGGAACCGTCGTCCATAATTGCCGGAATCGTTGCATTTTGCGGGTTTAGTGCGCAACCGTCATCCGTAAAGTGTACTTCCCAAGGATTTGTGCTGTTGCTATCTGACCTCATCGCTGGCAAGCCAGCTCCCACAGGGATTGCTGTTGTTCACAGAATATGTAACCGACACTGAACCCTGTGGGAGCTGGCTTGCCAGCGATGAGGCCCTATCAGACAGCCGGGATCCCCAGCGGTACTTGCATCTTCCCATCCGCGCCCGCATAACTTAAGCCATGAATCTGCCCATCCCCACGGACGCGGCCCTGGCAGGCTTTCACCCCGCCGTCAGCGCCTGGTTCAGCAAAACCTTCCCGACGGTCACCGCCGCCCAGGCCCGCGCATGGCCGTTGATCCGCCAGCGCCGTTCGACGCTGATCGCTGCGCCCACCGGCTCGGGCAAAACCCTCACCGCGTTTCTCGCTGTGCTCGACGACCTCGTCCACCGTGGCCTGGAAAATCCCGACGGCCTGCCCGATGAAACGCTTGTGGTCTATGTCTCGCCCCTCAAAGCGCTGTCCAACGACATTCGCATCAATCTGCAAAACCCGCTGACCGGGATTACCGGGCAACTGCGGCAGATGAACCTGCCCGAGCTGCAAATCACCACCGCCGTGCGCACCGGTGACACCCCGCAGAAAGAACGCGCGGCCATGCGCAAATCGGCGCCGCACATTCTGGTGACCACCCCGGAATCGCTTTACGTCCTGCTCGGCTCGGAGTCGGGGCGGAAAATGCTCGGCACCACGCGCACAGTGATCATCGATGAAATCCACGCCATGGCCGCCGGCAAACGCGGCAGTCATCTGGCCCTGAGCCTTGAGCGACTACAGGCGTTATGCAGCGAACCGCTGACCCGCATCGGCCTGTCCGCTACACAAAAACCGGTCGAAGCCGTAGCGCAATTTCTCGTCGGCCACGACCGTCCCTGCGAGATCATCGACATTGGCCACGCCCGGTCACGGGATCTGGGTATCGAAGTGCCGCCCGTGCCGTTGTCGGCAGTCATGGCCAATGATGTCTGGGAGCGGGTCTACGACCGCCTCGCCGAACTCGCCCGCCAGCACCGCACCACGCTGATTTTCGTCAACACCCGGCGCCTCGCCGAACGCCTGAGCCGGCACCTCAGCGAACGCCTCGGCAAGCACGCGGTGGCGGCGCATCACGGCAGTCTGGCCAAGGAGTTTCGCCTCGACGCCGAACAACGCCTCAAGCGCGGCGAACTGCAAGTGTTGATCGCCACCGCCTCGCTGGAACTGGGCATCGACATCGGCGAAGTCGACCTGGTCTGCCAGATTGCTTCGCCGCGCTCCATCGCCGGCTTCTTGCAACGCGTTGGCCGTTCCGGTCACCAGGTCGGCGGTACGCCCAAAGGTCGCCTGTTCGCCACCACCCGTGACGACCTGATCGAATGCGCCGCCTTGCTCGACTGTGTGCGCCGAGGCGAACTCGATACCCTGCACATTCCCGAAGCGCCGCTGGATGTGCTGGCGCAGCAGATCATCGCCGAAGTCAGTTGCCAGGAATGGCCGGAGGACGCCTTGTTGGCGATGTTCCGCCAAGCCTCACCGTATCGCGATCTCGACGAAAGACACTATCAGGCCCTGCTGAGCATGCTCGCCGAAGGCTACAACGGTCGCCAGGGCATCCGCAGCGCCTACCTGCACCGCGACGCCGTCAGCCGCACTTTGCGGGGGCGGCGTGGCGCGAAACTGACCGCCGTGACCAGCGGCGGCACCATTCCCGATAATGCCGATTACAGCGTCATGCTTGAGCCGCAAGGCCTGAACATCGGCAGCGTTAACGAAGACTTCGCGGTGGAGAGCATTGCCGGCGATGTGTTCCAGCTCGGCAACACGTCCTATCGGATTCTGCGCGTGGAAACCGGCAAGGTGCGCGTCGAGGATGCCCACGGCCAGCCGCCGACCATTCCGTTCTGGCTCGGCGAAGCACCGGGGCGCAGCGATGAATTGTCATTCGCTGTCGCACGTCTGCAAGCACAGCTCGACGAGCTACTCGGCGCCAGCCCCGGCGATCTGCAACCGGCACTCGACTGGCTGACGCAAACCCTCGGCCTCAACCGCGCCAGCGCCGAACAACTGGTCGA encodes:
- a CDS encoding sugar nucleotide-binding protein, translated to MRMRLMLLGGGNALGQALIRLGAEEDIGFLAPRPPENGWDAASLTQLLDDTRPDALINLAYYFDWFQAETVSESRMAGQERAIERLAELCQHHNIVLVQPSSYRVFDGSRATAYSEKDEPVPLGLRGQALWRIEQSVRATCPQHVLLRFGWLLDDSPDGTLGRFLARAEQPDELLLADDRRGNPTPVDDAARVIISVLKQLDCAAPLWGTYHYAGHEATTPLALGQAILTEARSLHALAIEAPTAQAHAARPDAAEEPQHAVLACKKILHTFGIKPRAWRAALPGLLDRFYRHG